tggaggagtgggccaaaatcccttctgcagtgtgtgctaACCTGGTAAAATACtactcaggtgttcaaatacttatttgcagctgtatcatacaaataaatagttaaaaaatcatacattgtgatttctggattttttttagattatgtctctcacagtggacatgcaactacgatgacaatttcagacccctccatgatttctaagtgggagaccttgcaaaatagcagggtgttcaaatacttattttcctcactgcaTATACCAGCAGGACAAATGTTTGTAACTACTTGAATTTGTTATTGTACAATAAAGAGAgataaataaagcttttttttttttttttttttttttttttttacagtggttACGTTCTAAGgcacaaataaataaccatcaaaCAATTCTCAGATGAGTgatttctcttcctctgcataTTTTATTGCAGCAGCTGGACAAAGAAGTAGGTTACTCTTGTGTCGACTATTTTAGGACAAGGGGAGAACGTTTCTCtctttgattttattaaaagtaaagttggGCTTTGCTGTTAGCTTCATGGCTCACTTTTAGAAGAGTGTCAAAAAACCATTTGATGACTGTAGTAGTCTAGCAAGGATAATATAAAAGCGTGAGGGATAATTTTTAGCTCAGATTGTAATACAACAGACCGGAATAGCTATTCAACCTCCCCATCTTGTTTTTTCACAGGCTGTATAATGGCAACACTGTTGGACAGCAGTTTGGTCCAAAATGCTGCAGAGGTGACAGAATCGGCTGTGGAGTGTCTCTGGACTCTGAAGATAGACAGCTTACTGTGTTTTTTACCAAAAATGGCAAAGAGGTTAGTGGTTTGTTACCATCATATTTACGTACCTTAGACAGAATTTATTCACCATTACAAGtttattttgtgaatgtatACAGAGTTCCCAGCTACCTTTCCCTAAACAATACAGTATCTGAATGTGTGCCAAGGTCGGCAGTGTGGAAATCCCAGCATCTCTTGATGCTCTCTACCCGGCTGTGGGAATGCACTCTTTGGGGGAAGAAGTGCAGCTGGACCTGAATGCTGAATGTGGGATTGAGGaggatgatggacagatgattgTGGATAGTCATGAAGAGGACTGGGGCCGTCTCCATGACGTCAAAGTGACCGGCACAGTAAGTCGCGTTGCTGAGAgatagacaaaaagaaaaatgtgttaaaaaatgtacattctttttttccatttctgttttattgcGGTCTGCCAATCATGGacattaaatatacagtaaaataaaaatgtgagagGTTTTCTCCCTTGTTCATGCTGTGTAATGATTGGTTGGGAGGATGAAGCCAAACTAGAATTTTTGTACACCAGATTATTGGTCTGGAATACATCAGAAAGCTTTAATTAATGATGGCTGCTAACTGATGTTTGAATCTTGACTCCTCAACCACATTTCAAAGTTGACATTAGCTAGTTTTTCTTACATAGgaactgtgcatgtgtgactcccaacaaagatggaatagaagtgatatacctcactctgtagctaaaacagagctcaacacacagggtgaaaagagtaaatatgcaaaaaaaagagcaatatgcaatacaacataaatatggtgttttttgaaaattaaacaatgtaaagCTATTATGGTacaaatgagcataatatgataacttaaaaaaatgtaggctCCAGAGAGCTGTGAGAAGTCTGATAAATTACATCAAGTGTTGGTTGGGGGTGAAGACTACAAATCTGAAAATCTGGAAGTGAGGAGTTGGAAAGAAGCGAGTTTACCAGATCTCTGTTGCTCGCgcctcatctctgcttgaggctaCATTAGCTGCATAACACACCCATATCTCCAACCAGACTGTCAGCAGTcagagttgcattgtgggtattgtAGAGTTGTTTTTCCTAAATGCCTGATAAGAAAAGACCAATATTTTCTCTAAAGTACTGCTTGACctattctttctctctttgtttgggACTCCACCCCTCCCTGTGACGTTAGGActgcagtgtttgtgtctgactcAGGCGTTGATGCAAAACCTCAATAGAAAGGGGATAGGAAGGGATCGCAGCTGAATAGCCCTTAGGCAGTACCTGTATGCCACCCACACGTTTAATTATCCTTTATTTCTACAAATAAAGGATCTTAATCTCTTTTGGCCCTGTCCCTTATGAACGTAGGGCTTACAAACCACTGTCGGATCTCCCTGCATTAGATACCGTTGATAATTGGCAACCATGTTGGAAACGAGATGTTAGGCCTAAACACTAGAGTTCTTCTTCTGCTCTGATGACATTTGAGAAGGTCACTCTGGAAATGGACTCATGGTGCATTCATTCCACCTGGGAATATTAGGGACCGCCCTCGTGATTACGTTGTTTTTCCGACCGCCAGCGTTCACATGATCGGGatggttcttcttcttcttcttcttcttcttcttcttcttcttcttcttcttcttcttcttcttcttcttcttcttcttcttcttcttcttcttcttcttcttcttcttcttcttcttcttcttcttcttcttcttcttcttcttcttcttcttcttcttcttcttcttcttcttcttcttcttcttcttcttcttcttcttcttcctatAATGGCATAACAACTTTTTGCATGACTGCCACCAACTGTTAGGCGTAGCCTAGAGCATcaagtgtgtgaaaacatgatttgctgctgttttcttatgCGAGCATACAAACAGCAAATCGacaggtgtttgtttgtgttatctgCAGGACAACGAACGGGAAAGGACACGGATacgattttattttgtttttttaacataggcCTATTCATGAATAATTTGAAACATGTTATGTCTTTGTATGTTTCTTGGCAGAGGTGTTTGTccaaaataaacagtttattggtattgaaatattttcagtgaaCTAAAGTCGCCTACATCAAACGTCAGTTGTCAACAATGCGTCACCAACTTAGAAACTCTGTTAGCAAAATCTAGCCTGAGCTTCCCACCTCTGATAACCACATGAAGTGACGTGAATAATCTCTTTTTCACTgggaatttttctttttatgatgCCCATGAACGCACGGTCAGCTTCGCTGGTGTTGATGTGCTCTGCTGCATGTAGTAAACAGTTATCTCTGTTATGTTGCTGTAGCTTTGCTTTTAGTACCAAAACTGTTTGCAGGGATGAAAAATACAAACCCTGCCCCATTTTTCCAGAAGAAAGGGTTGCATGACGGTACGACCTAGTTTTCACCTCATCATCTAACGTCCCTAATAGGATAATGTGTGAATAAAACATGCTCTTTCATCTTATTCAACTCACATCTATATCCAACCTGAGAGGGAAGCGGCAGCCATGTCAGACATGATATAACTAGCAGTAAAATGTAGTGTACAGTCTGAGCTGAACCCAggagttttttagtttttataataatttaaattttctttctttctttctttctttcgaccaaaaacatattaataaataaaatataaaaagacaataaatgtgtagcaacacaccaaaaacaaacaatatcttTTAAGTGTTACAACAAGCAATATGTTCAATCTGTCCGAAAAGGAGCTGGATAAGGCATGCATTAGCCTTATCCAGCTCCTTTTCGGACAGATTGAAcatattgcttttatttattgctATTGTTATTTTTCCGACCCctcattcaattttaaataGTTCTtgcattattatatattttatatatatcatacatttcatattatatatttatagctGAAATAGCAAGataacaatatacatatatatatattttgcacCAAATAACCCATTACCCCAATCACCCACCCCAGTACAATCAGTACATTAACTCACGCTCACAATCACCTCTCTTCCTCCACATATCCTTTTAATgaagtgtttttatattaacTTGTTAAACCGTATAATGTTTGAACAATGTTTTAGCACCTGCTCTGGAATGGTTTTCACAAACTCACCCCAGAGATTGTGATGCACAAACAAAAGTTTAGTTCTTCTCTCAGGCTATACCCACCCTGCCTTTccacaaacatattttctaaaTATCCTAGAGGTAAATTATTTCTTGGATTaaactattgtttttctttgacatgcCTAGTCACACATTAGGTTTAACAGGCTGCCTTGACTAGAGCTAGATAGTGTTTCCATTTGTTtatctaaataataataagacagGTTGTGATATTTAAATCTAAAAGTGTTTCTTTAATAAGTTTGCATGGAATAGCAAATACAGAAAGTAATTCTTTTGAGATGGTTTGAGctggcaaagaaaaaacaaaagtgctaTATGATGCATTTTGGAGGAGAGTGACACAGGAGCTACTTTTTGAAATAGGGCAGGACTTTGGCTGTCTATATGAGATGAATACCCTACTTAAAGTGATCTGTAACCTTAAAATGAAGAAGTGCTTCTGTGGCAGCAAGTGACAAACATGGACGGATGCTATATTCTAAAACATAATGTAACCGTTACACAAGTAAGGAAGGGTCATGAAATCACCTAACTGACGCGGTAGTGTTCGTTATGTACTCCTAttgaaattgtaatttatttatttgaacacgGACAACGCACAAAAAACATTAGTAAAAGTTGTGTGCTTTAGTTAGCTAACATAAGCTACCAAAAGCTACTGGTCATACTAGACTACATCAGGCTGTTGAGCCAGTATATTGAATTGACACGGGTGTGTTTTATTGGTTATgaattcaacttttcatttctttgacAAAAATCGTGCTGCAtacacaacactgacacattatcattttacaaagttgttgtAGCTAAGGCGTAGTGTATGCAGTAACAAGAGCTTTTAGCAACAAAAGGTGTCTAATTATACATCCAGCTGCACATGAAGCAACATTGGCATTTATTTTGCAGTCATGTTTTTGGCCGCCCCGTGAATGTAAATCCAATATtccttttgtgtctctttaCCTGATACTTGCTCCAAAATATTTACCAACTAGCTACTTGcgttgtctgtctgctgtttggtgctgggcaggtaactgtatgtgtctgtgttatttCCACAGCTGCTGGAGTACATAGGCAAAGGGAAGAGCATTGTGGACGTTGGCTTGGCTCAGGCCCGTCGGCCTCTCAACACACGCTTCCACTACTATGAACTGGAGATCACAGATGCTGGAGAGAAGTGTTACATTGCCTTGGGGCTGGCACGCAGGGTAAGAGCCTCCTCATTGACACACCTTGTTACTTACTGCACACTCTGTGGTTATCTGTCGGTAAAGGACCCCCCcattcacacataaacacacagacgcacacacacacacacacacacacacacacacacacctcgtcATCGCTCTCCATCATATGCACCACTGCTCTCACTGTTTCCAGTCTGAGTGATGGAAAGAGGAAAAGttaacaaaagaataaatattgTCTCATTTTACCCCCACATGTGGTTTTCCATAGAAAGCAGGTTGATCGGTTTACACGCTAATCTACTAGAACACTGCAGTCAAGAATATGAAAGGTTAGGCATAGGATACAATCAGAGCATCTGATGTTTTGTCTTGGATTCTTTCAGttcctgctttattttactTCCTCTTTTCACACAATCAGTCACCGTACACAAGATGGGATGAATAGAAAAGAATTAAAGGTATGCAGACGAACCTCAGGCTAAACAATTAAAGGTTGATATCCTAATTAATTAGGTggtattaaatcacaaatgatgACATCGAGAGATGATGCATATTTTGGAAATAAGTTGGGTCTGAGAGAAGACTTGTTGAATGTTTACACATCATGCAGTCATCATTGTGGCATTTAAACAACACATATGAAATGATTGAGCAGCCCCCGCTGGGATTTTAAGTTATTGGATGCTAATAGGTAGAGCTTCAATCAAGCTAATCACACTGCTGTTTTGCCAGCTGTGACGGTGCTCTCAGCCTGGGAGGTGGTGAATGACTGTTGCTGCACTCATCCTTGACATTAAGCTCCCCCTGACTCCTCCGCCCGTAGTTACTGCGTGAGGTGTGGGCACGTTGTGCCCTCAGGTTAGACTGTGTGGAGAATAGAGCTCTGTCATTTTGCTGATTGTTTTCCAGGAATTGTTTTTCTCAACATGGATGCGGTTTTGGTGTAGCATTGTAAATACATCAAACGGTCATTCCTGAGGTTTTGTTCCATCCTCCGTCATCTCCTGCAAGACGCACCAGTCTGCTGATGGGGAGCATTACCTCCCGCTacagaaatcaaatcaaaggtgtctctctcagtctctggGTAACACATGCTAAACAGTTACTAGTCCCTCAGTGGCTGCTTGTATTGGATGAGGAAGCAACTGTTTATGGTGCattcctttctcttttgttgcttCAGGGTAAAGtcctgttgtctgttttctacGCACCGTATCTTTTTAACTCTGTGGTTTTCCTTCAGTCTTATCTACTTTTCTCACCTTTTGCTGTGCCCGTGATCACGTTAGTGCTCTGCCTACAGGGGCTTACACGGTTACTTAGACTTTACACTTCACAATAGGTTTTTATTACAGCAAATCCAACTCAAAGTCACGCAGTCTACAGGTGATTCAGCTGATCAGGGTCGCATTACTTGGTTGAAGATTATGTTTGTCGTTTGTCCCACAAACCATCTTTGTAGAAACAACTGTTTAGGAATGCCCAACGCTACATACAAAAGGTAGTTCTATTTGAAGAAGCAAATACTTACAAATCCGGAGAAGATTAGGTTTTGAGTTTTACATGTCCCTTGGGAATTATATATATTCACTTGCTGGCAAATTAGGAATAAACAAGTACAGTGACCATACTTCTTAACTACTGTTCCAAATCATCCAGAGACCTTGCTAACATTTGGTATGGAGTTTGGActataaacacagacacagttgttgttgtatgtttaAAGAAAGTTAGCCTCTGAGCAAATTCCTGTTACAAATCACTTTTCTTAACCTCaatttactgttattttagtGATCATAGAGGATGTCATTTTTTATGCAGCTTCTCAAGTCTGTATGGTGTGCAAACCCAAATTTAATTAGAtgaaacacacaataaatacgTCTACTCGTCTTGGTTTGAGATATCccaattaaaacataaattagaTTTATCCTATATAAAGTTAAGTGAGACAACAACACCTGTTTGGCGATATCTCAGAGCTTTCATGTCGTTTATGCGGCTATCTGAGATCATCCATCTGCTCGGATTCCTAAATGTCAGTCAAAACTCTGACATTTCTGGATGCCAAAAGCTACAAACAATGTTTGTAATGCTGAGCATGAGGcaacatttttgcttttgtgCTGAATTTTGAGTCAGCCTGCCCCAttcaagacagaaaaagagagggagcgaAGAAGAGAAATGTCCACAAAATGTCCatcaatacatacaaaataaaaaaagaaatggctgGAGACATTGTTCAGACTAGCTGATGTGCTAATTAATCATAAgatgtcattttctcttttgtctcccAGGACTACCCCAAAAACAGACATCCAGGTTGGAGCAGAGGGTCTATAGCCTATCATGCAGGTGAGTGTTTGCTGAGCATGATGAGctgtcaatgtgttttttctgcatttaaatgaaatcCATTTTACACTACCACTGTGTACACATTCATTCTGTCGCCAACAGTCAAATTGGTAACGGCACTAAATTGTCACTCATGTTTTTGGCAACGGGAGAAAGTACAGATGCATCAATATTATTTTTGGTAGCCATGTCAGTAATAATCAAATATGTAAAAGGTTATTCATGATTTCCATGTAGCTTTCAGTGCATTGCTGAAAAAGAAGTTCCCAATAAACTCACGAGGATCATGTTCCAACTTAATATTTGATGCATGTCCTTCCCTGTGTCTACGTGGGTTTTCTTCTGGTTGCTCTGGTTTCCTCCCACATTCCAAATTATGCAACCACTAAATTGCCTGATGTGAGTGGCAATTAGTTTGTGTGCCTGTACAATATGTGTGTTGGCATAGAAGGACCAGTGGTGGCTCAACCAAACGTAAATGTTAGCAGTGGCAGATGTTGTCTTGTGTCTTGATTGTGTAACACTCCCTCATGCGTGTGACATGAAGCACTGATCAGCGTCCCTGTTGTTCTTTGTAGATGATGGAAAGTTGTTCCAGGGCAGTGGTGTTGGGGACGCGTTTGGACCACGCTGCTTTGAAGGGGACATTATGGGCTGCGGGATCATGTTTCCACGTGACTACAGCCTTGACGATGGAGGTGAACATATTTATATTGTCTCCAGAGCACTGTGCATCATCGTGTATAATCTCTGATCAcctctctttctatttctgtgtctgttcaGATGACGTAGACGACTGGGACCTCGATGTGATTCCCAAACCCAGTGAGGTTCAGAATGAATTGTATGCAAGCAAtgaagatgaggaggatgagggagAAGATTTGGTGGGGAGGAAAGTTACGGTGAGATACTGTCTAAATCTGGGACTGTAAAACCATGGACTCTTAAATCTTTGgtacaaaatattcacattatttTCTTGCTGCCCCTTGTGTTCGAACAGGTGTTCTTTACAAGAAATGGGAAGGTGGTGGGCCGGAGGGAAGTGGCTTTACCTGTAGGAGGCTTGTATCCTACGATTGGCATGATGAGCACTGGGGAGAAGGTCAGAGTGGACCTGCACCCCCTCAGTGGCTGAGCAGAGTAGTAGAAAACTAGGTTGAGAAACCCTAGCATGGACAAATGATTGAGCTCCGGTACATTTTTAGAGATCAGTTAATAAATAATACCTCCACATCAGCAGGCTCCAAGATGTTACTGGAAAAGTCACTCCACTGTAGGAGGTGACTGTGGCGTCCTCATGCTGTTAGAATGATTAAAATGATGTATGTTACTATTACATGCATGCCTGAAAGAAATGCTTTATAATTACACGATGTTAAGGAAACATGTTGAACCATAGGTTTGTATAGGTGAAACACAATTTTAGACAATTTCATCACAGAGTAAAGTTCATTATAAAATTCCAGCAAAAAAGGATCTCACCAGAATAAAGAATGTGAAAATCAAATAGGAGCAGACTCTAGCAAACAAGTGGACCCTCTAATCAGCAATCGTATATATGTCGGCAGGATGTAGCGGCACTCTCACAGGCTGCAGTGCAGCCACACTGTGCTCATTACTACAGGTCTGCTGTACTTCTTAATCAGTGGTGTGTTACTGACACTTAGTGGTGAGAGCAATAGTCTGGAAAATAATTCTCAGAAGCAAAGTCAGTCATATTAGCTACTTTAGAAGCGTGTTTCTGTACAACTATGAGTGCTTGGTCTGACAGGAAGTCATTACGGCATGTTTTGCCAATGCAGTGGGAATTATGGAATAATTAAATGTGAGCAATTTGTTCAATCCAAACCATTTGTTACCTTGGATTAAGCCgttttaaaagcaaaaagccaaattaatgtttgtgttttaatatcaTGACTAGCTGTTTTCTAATCAGGTATGATTTTGGTATGAGTATTTCGGGTAAAAACTTGCAGGTCATAATCATTCCCAAGCCTTTTGAAGAAACCATTTGTGTCTAAAAGACGCAACACTTAAACCAAAATCATGCCAAAAGAAGTACCCCCCCCAACAgacttaaaatgtgtttttccagtAAAGAGATATCTGGTGTCCAACTGTAACTACATACATGTTCTCTCAGCACATCTGAGCATTTATCTCACAGTTTgccttacacacaaacaaaccaagaaAGCGACTGATCTTTATATAGTTAAGTTGCCGAAAGTAATGCCAAACTGAGTGGTGCCTTTTTGAAACAATTGAACTtcgcagaaaaaacacacatttgaagtCATTGTactgaatgtattttttgtagatCTTAAGGTATTTTGGATGAACTGTCTTAAAATAGAAGCTCTCTTACTCAACTGTTGAGTATAAAACGCTGGCAGGACTAAGCATGGTATAGTTAATGTCCTACTAGTTAAATATTGTTGAAAATGAAGCCATACTGTAATATCTGTTGCTCTCAGGTATGtttgaaaatcaaaatgaaaatattttgtcatatctatggttcttttggggattttgcGGTAAATTGAAGTCAACCATTATTGTCACAACCCtgtaatgcatttttatgttttttttgttttgttttctggtcATAAACATAGTTGTTGTTTTCCCAATTACTCTCTTTTTGACATTGGAGTCTGTAACCCCCCCCATTTTGTGACACCAAATTTCCCCCACACACCTACCCTTGACATAAATTGTAGAGACAAAGTAGCTGCTTCTGTTATCaattcaaacataaaacaatGTGCTGTTATTGGAACTGTTACTTTTAGAGGATTTACTTGctgtatattgttttaaaaaaaaactttaatctGGCATTGATAAATATAAGAACTTCTTCCAGCTTCAGAAGCAGActgcttttaaacatttaacctAATGAGTGAAGGGCCTGTATGAGTAGGTTCAGTCTGGATGTCATTGATCCATGTAGATGTTGGTAATAGTC
The Etheostoma cragini isolate CJK2018 chromosome 4, CSU_Ecrag_1.0, whole genome shotgun sequence genome window above contains:
- the LOC117942886 gene encoding SPRY domain-containing protein 3-like, coding for MDDINLHYRFLNWRRRIREVRAVRYREQLKRMLKDGDILRYHGNSDEVGCFVAARPLSRRNRYFEVTIIDTGVRGMIAVGLVPQLYKLDHQPGWLPHSVAFHADDGKLYNGNTVGQQFGPKCCRGDRIGCGVSLDSEDRQLTVFFTKNGKEVGSVEIPASLDALYPAVGMHSLGEEVQLDLNAECGIEEDDGQMIVDSHEEDWGRLHDVKVTGTLLEYIGKGKSIVDVGLAQARRPLNTRFHYYELEITDAGEKCYIALGLARRDYPKNRHPGWSRGSIAYHADDGKLFQGSGVGDAFGPRCFEGDIMGCGIMFPRDYSLDDGDDVDDWDLDVIPKPSEVQNELYASNEDEEDEGEDLVGRKVTVFFTRNGKVVGRREVALPVGGLYPTIGMMSTGEKVRVDLHPLSG